Proteins found in one Panicum hallii strain FIL2 chromosome 4, PHallii_v3.1, whole genome shotgun sequence genomic segment:
- the LOC112889767 gene encoding BURP domain-containing protein 12-like, translating into MPSPPPPPRAVLLLLLLLLPHNAAAAGAGAAAGASSAVNPFTAKAAFIRYWNRKVPNNRPHPAFFVAKLSPLPAADTASFPSALPDIRARLPALCSRAGLLCAGPADAHAASLAAAAGPFTGYSNANFSNYGTGGGAGADSFRNYSPDLNIAADSFRRYGRDSSGRADRFESYEADGNVVTANFTSYAGGATGGSGSFAAYAAETNVPDSTFTNYDAAANGRGRGFASYSQEANHGENGFSGYGKDGNGVRETFASYGNESNVLASAFANYGESANGATDTFTSYGVEGNVPENTFRSYGAGANAGVDTFKKYRDDANVGDDRFSSYAKGANGGAAEFQSYGNSANPGSTTFKGYGEGTNANHHIGFKEYAGENNTFKGYAKNGVDFKEYHNTSSSAAALTVSAEAATSMHHQHLKWSTEPGKFFRERELVAGNRMPMPDIRDKMPPRAFLPREIATRIPFEPNAVSEVFGVPLDTAMGKAVASTVAECQRAPSKGETKRCATSAEDIVDFAVEMLGNDIVVRSTASTAGSGGDIRLGAVTGVDGGRVTRSVSCHQSLFPYLVYYCHSVPKVRVYEADITTADGFDKINHGVAICHLDTSDWSPTHGAFVALGGKPGEVEVCHWIFEGDMTWTVAD; encoded by the coding sequence ATGCCTTCTCCCCCTCCGCCTCCCCGCGCCGTCCTCCTActcctactgctgctgctcccgcacaatgccgccgccgccggtgccggagCCGCTGCCGGCGCGTCATCGGCGGTGAACCCGTTCACGGCGAAGGCGGCCTTCATCCGCTACTGGAACCGCAAGGTGCCCAACAACCGCCCGCACCCCGCCTTCTTCGTCGCCAAGCTCTCCCCGCTGCCGGCCGCCGACACCGCCTCCTTCCCCTCCGCACTGCCCGACATCCGCGCCCGCCTCCCCGCGCTCTGCTCCAGGGCCGGGCTCCTCTGCGCCGGGCCGGCCGATGCCCACGCGGCGTcgctcgccgcggccgcgggcCCGTTCACGGGCTACAGCAACGCCAACTTCTCCAACtacggcaccggcggcggcgcgggggccgaCTCGTTCCGGAACTACTCCCCGGACCTCAACATCGCAGCCGATTCCTTCCGCCGCTACGGGCGAGACTCGTCCGGCCGCGCCGACCGCTTCGAGTCCTACGAGGCCGACGGCAACGTCGTCACCGCCAACTTCACCTCCTACGCCGGCGGCGCCACGGGCGGCTCGGGCTCCTTCGCCGCCTACGCCGCCGAGACCAACGTCCCGGACTCCACCTTCACCAACTACGACGCCGCCGCCaacggccgcggccgcggcttcGCGTCCTACTCCCAGGAGGCCAACCACGGGGAGAACGGCTTCTCCGGCTACGGAAAGGACGGCAACGGCGTGCGGGAGACGTTCGCGTCCTACGGCAACGAGTCCAACGTCCTGGCGTCCGCCTTCGCCAACTACGGCGAGTCCGCCAACGGCGCCACCGACACCTTCACGAGCTACGGCGTCGAGGGGAACGTCCCCGAGAACACGTTCCGGAGCTACGGCGCCGGCGCCAATGCAGGCGTCGATACCTTCAAGAAGTACCGCGACGACGCCAACGTCGGCGACGACAGGTTCTCCTCCTATGCCAAGGGCGCTAACGGCGGCGCCGCCGAGTTCCAGAGCTACGGGAACTCGGCCAACCCGGGCAGCACCACCTTCAAGGGATACGGCGAGGGCACCAACGCCAACCATCACATTGGCTTCAAGGAGTACGCTGGCGAGAACAACACCTTCAAGGGCTACGCCAAGAACGGCGTCGACTTCAAGGAGTACCACAACACCTccagctccgcggcggcgcttacTGTGTCAGCGGAGGCAGCGACATCGATGCATCACCAGCACCTCAAGTGGTCGACGGAGCCCGGGAAATTCTTCAGGGAGCGGGAGCTCGTGGCCGGGAACCGAATGCCAATGCCGGACATCAGGGACAAGATGCCGCCCCGTGCGTTCCTGCCCAGGGAGATCGCCACCAGGATACCATTCGAGCCCAATGCTGTCTCGGAGGTGTTCGGGGTGCCCCTCGACACGGCGATGGGGAAAGCCGTGGCGTCCACGGTGGCCGAGTGCCAGCGCGCGCCCAGCAAGGGCGAGACAAAGCGGTGCGCGACCTCGGCCGAGGACATCGTGGACTTCGCCGTGGAGATGCTGGGCAACGACATCGTGGTGCGCAGCACGGCCTCCACGGCCGGCAGCGGCGGGGACATCCGGCTCGGTGCCGTCACGGGCGTCGACGGCGGCAGGGTGACCCGGTCTGTGTCGTGCCACCAGAGCCTGTTCCCGTACCTGGTGTACTACTGCCACTCGGTGCCCAAGGTGCGGGTGTACGAGGCCGACATCACCACGGCCGACGGCTTTGACAAGATCAACCATGGCGTTGCCATCTGCCACCTCGACACGTCTGACTGGAGCCCGACGCACGGCGCGTTCGTCGCGCTCGGCGGGAAGCCCGGTGAGGTCGAGGTGTGCCACTGGATCTTTGAGGGCGACATGACGTGGACGGTCGCGGATTGA